One window from the genome of Synechococcus sp. PROS-7-1 encodes:
- a CDS encoding adenosine kinase, with product MSTSRFANSSTTFDVVGIGNAIVDVLVQTDDAFLEQQGLQKGGMALIDEQQAEALYSASGPGLETSGGSVANTMVGIAQLGGQVGFIGRVRDDQLGSIFSHDIRAVGARFDTPAATSGSTTARCLIYVTPDAERTMCTFLGASTQLEPDDLDLSMVKQTKVLYLEGYLWDSPAAKRAFIAAAEACKGEGGQVALSLSDGFCVDRHRDSFLELVNGHVDVLFANESEITSLYSTDDFDSALAQVKGCCSVAALTRSEQGSVVLSGDQRWDIPSYALGDLIDTTGAGDLYAGGFLHGYTQGLALETCGQIGSICAGQVVTQLGPRSQVSLKDLVAQHLS from the coding sequence ATGAGCACATCACGATTCGCCAACTCCTCCACCACGTTTGACGTGGTGGGGATCGGCAACGCCATCGTTGATGTGCTCGTGCAGACCGATGACGCATTTCTCGAGCAGCAGGGCCTGCAGAAAGGCGGCATGGCCCTGATTGATGAGCAGCAGGCAGAGGCGCTCTACAGCGCCAGCGGTCCAGGATTGGAGACCTCCGGTGGCTCTGTGGCCAACACGATGGTGGGCATCGCCCAACTCGGCGGCCAAGTCGGTTTCATCGGACGGGTGCGGGATGACCAGCTCGGATCGATCTTCAGCCACGACATCCGCGCCGTGGGAGCCCGATTTGACACACCAGCGGCCACCAGCGGCTCCACGACCGCACGCTGCCTGATCTACGTCACCCCAGATGCCGAACGCACCATGTGCACGTTTCTCGGTGCATCCACGCAGCTCGAGCCGGATGACTTGGATCTGTCGATGGTGAAACAAACAAAAGTGCTTTACCTCGAGGGATACCTCTGGGACAGTCCGGCAGCGAAACGAGCCTTCATCGCTGCAGCTGAAGCCTGCAAGGGAGAAGGTGGCCAGGTCGCACTCTCCCTGTCCGATGGCTTCTGCGTCGACCGACACCGCGACAGTTTTCTCGAACTGGTGAACGGCCATGTGGATGTGCTGTTCGCCAATGAGAGTGAAATCACATCGCTCTACAGCACGGATGATTTCGACTCCGCACTCGCACAGGTGAAAGGCTGCTGCAGTGTGGCCGCACTCACCCGCAGCGAGCAGGGGTCTGTGGTGCTCAGTGGTGACCAGCGCTGGGACATCCCTTCCTATGCACTAGGAGATTTGATTGACACCACAGGTGCTGGCGATCTCTACGCCGGCGGCTTTCTGCACGGGTACACCCAGGGACTTGCGTTGGAAACCTGTGGACAGATCGGCTCTATCTGTGCCGGACAGGTGGTGACCCAGCTCGGGCCACGTTCCCAGGTATCGCTGAAGGACTTGGTCGCCCAGCACCTGAGCTAA
- a CDS encoding single-stranded DNA-binding protein: MNHCVLEVDVLQAPTLRYTQDNQTPIAEMDVGFDALRPDDPRGQLKVVGWGNLAQDLQNRVQVGQRLVIEGRLRMNTVPRQDGTKEKKAEFTLSRLHAVGETPSGLQAAPSAPQAKQASQPATPRPAASQPPAAEPAAQWNSAPLVPDTDDIPF, encoded by the coding sequence ATGAATCACTGCGTTCTGGAAGTGGATGTGCTCCAGGCTCCCACCCTTCGTTACACCCAGGACAATCAAACTCCGATCGCCGAAATGGACGTGGGCTTCGATGCTCTTCGACCGGATGATCCCAGGGGGCAACTGAAAGTTGTGGGGTGGGGCAACCTTGCCCAAGACCTCCAGAACCGCGTGCAGGTTGGGCAACGGCTGGTGATCGAAGGCCGACTCCGGATGAACACTGTTCCCAGGCAGGACGGCACTAAAGAGAAAAAGGCTGAGTTCACCTTGTCGCGCCTGCATGCAGTTGGCGAAACGCCGTCTGGACTGCAGGCAGCTCCCTCCGCCCCGCAGGCCAAGCAAGCCTCTCAACCGGCAACGCCCCGTCCAGCAGCTTCCCAACCTCCTGCTGCAGAACCCGCCGCGCAGTGGAACAGCGCTCCGCTGGTGCCTGATACCGACGACATTCCCTTCTGA
- a CDS encoding DUF3153 domain-containing protein, with protein sequence MTIGLAEAQQALDRGDYGRCLRLLDPLASTHPISEPEGAMIRMLMVTAWMGQGEERRAISTCRLLTRCKDPDLRNRAKQLLNVLEAPSLERPARWSMQLPSLEMTPRMGQRPRISRRRRQPTPPPPPPTGPTQGPSAGFAAVVLVVLVGLTLLLGGCMQIRADLDLVGPDRLEMSWHINSLSGRTLPWQSNFQAAVRDQEPNWTQTFLRDGELNLTSRPLNAETAARLMADTVERAGRSAGLSLPPPDLSMHERNWLIGVQQNLTLNLDLTEIVSLPNDSLSVTIGPSTDLRHVSSVPIPARLEEQRILWPLAQGEVNHLELHRWQWSRLGLGGLAILGLLLVSTLLQAIRQSLGFGYPQLPS encoded by the coding sequence ATGACCATCGGCCTGGCAGAAGCGCAGCAGGCACTGGATCGGGGTGACTATGGCCGGTGCCTTCGTCTTCTAGACCCGTTGGCATCCACTCACCCCATCAGCGAACCCGAAGGGGCGATGATCCGCATGCTGATGGTCACAGCCTGGATGGGGCAAGGAGAAGAACGACGCGCGATCAGCACCTGCAGGCTTCTCACTCGCTGCAAAGACCCAGACCTACGCAACCGGGCGAAACAGCTTCTGAATGTGCTGGAAGCACCAAGCCTGGAGCGACCTGCGCGCTGGTCGATGCAGCTCCCCAGCCTCGAGATGACGCCGCGCATGGGCCAGCGTCCACGCATCAGCCGACGTCGTCGGCAACCGACACCGCCGCCACCACCACCAACAGGACCAACGCAAGGCCCATCAGCAGGATTTGCCGCGGTGGTGCTCGTGGTGCTCGTGGGTCTCACCCTTCTTCTGGGAGGCTGCATGCAGATCCGGGCGGACCTGGATCTGGTGGGCCCCGACCGCCTTGAGATGTCTTGGCACATCAACAGCCTGAGCGGCCGCACACTTCCCTGGCAGAGCAATTTCCAAGCAGCGGTGCGCGATCAGGAGCCGAACTGGACTCAAACCTTCCTGCGAGATGGAGAACTCAATCTCACCAGTCGGCCTCTGAACGCTGAAACGGCCGCAAGGTTGATGGCCGACACCGTTGAACGCGCGGGGCGCTCCGCAGGCCTGTCGCTGCCACCACCCGATCTCAGCATGCACGAACGGAACTGGTTGATCGGCGTGCAGCAGAACCTGACTCTGAACCTGGATCTGACGGAGATCGTCTCCCTACCCAACGATTCCCTGTCGGTGACCATCGGCCCAAGCACCGACCTGCGTCACGTGAGCAGCGTGCCGATCCCGGCGCGTCTCGAGGAGCAACGCATCCTTTGGCCCCTGGCTCAAGGAGAGGTGAACCATCTGGAATTGCACCGATGGCAATGGAGCCGCCTCGGCCTCGGCGGCCTCGCAATCCTGGGGCTCCTGCTGGTCAGCACCCTGTTGCAGGCGATCCGGCAATCCCTCGGCTTTGGATACCCGCAGCTCCCTTCCTGA
- a CDS encoding precorrin-6A/cobalt-precorrin-6A reductase, whose product MSAILMHRRTNRQIHVLVFAGTGEGPALVAALAHAGRGVSVSVVTESAADAYRFADLKNLHVGSFRSFEDLGAHCLTHAADAVVDATHPFALTISAQLHQVCMVHGLPLVRFERPGWSTDRASLLSGVHELAHQPLQGHRVLLALGARHLAAAKQAGQAAGAIVKARVLPTPAAIRLAGAAGFSGDDLAVLRPLRGIRPGAVEAALCRRWAITDVLCRQSGGAADALWSALAESVGFHLWKLKRPSPPDTVPVVQSTQELLTCLDGLSV is encoded by the coding sequence GTGAGCGCCATCCTGATGCACCGACGTACGAATCGCCAGATCCACGTTCTTGTGTTCGCAGGCACCGGCGAGGGCCCTGCGCTGGTTGCGGCCCTTGCCCATGCAGGCCGGGGCGTCAGCGTCAGCGTCGTCACGGAATCCGCGGCAGACGCCTATCGATTCGCAGACCTTAAAAATTTGCATGTGGGTTCGTTCCGCTCATTCGAGGATCTCGGCGCCCACTGTCTGACCCACGCCGCTGATGCGGTAGTGGATGCGACCCATCCCTTCGCGCTCACAATCAGCGCTCAGCTGCATCAGGTGTGCATGGTCCATGGTTTACCCCTGGTGCGGTTTGAACGTCCGGGGTGGAGCACAGACCGGGCGTCCTTGCTCAGCGGGGTGCACGAGCTCGCCCATCAGCCTCTGCAGGGTCACAGGGTGTTACTGGCTTTGGGCGCCAGACATCTGGCAGCGGCCAAGCAAGCCGGGCAGGCTGCTGGCGCGATCGTGAAGGCTCGCGTGCTGCCGACGCCAGCCGCGATCCGGCTTGCGGGAGCCGCGGGTTTCTCCGGAGACGATCTGGCGGTGCTGCGACCGCTGAGGGGAATTCGCCCAGGGGCTGTTGAGGCCGCTCTCTGCCGCCGCTGGGCCATTACCGACGTGCTCTGCAGACAGTCAGGAGGTGCGGCTGATGCGCTTTGGAGCGCTCTCGCCGAGTCCGTCGGATTCCATCTGTGGAAATTGAAGCGTCCTTCCCCCCCAGACACTGTCCCTGTCGTTCAGAGCACGCAAGAGCTCCTTACGTGTCTGGATGGTCTGTCGGTTTAG
- the argB gene encoding acetylglutamate kinase has protein sequence MDDALRVSVLSEALPYIQRFAGRRIVVKYGGAAMAHAELQTAVFRDLALLRSVGVQPVVVHGGGPEINHWLKRLDIAPEFREGLRVTDPSTMDVVEMVLVGRVNKQIVNGLNRLGAKAVGLSGSDGSLVEARSWGDGSHGLVGDVARVNPDVLEPLLDRGYVPVISSVAANHEGVAHNINADTVAGELAAALEAEKLILLTDTPGILRDRESPESLIRQLKLSEARQLIDDGIVAGGMTPKTECCIRALAQGVSAAHILDGRVPHALLLEVFTDAGIGTMVLGRS, from the coding sequence ATGGATGACGCTCTCAGGGTTTCCGTCCTGAGCGAAGCCCTTCCGTATATCCAGCGATTTGCCGGGCGACGGATTGTGGTGAAGTACGGCGGCGCGGCCATGGCCCATGCCGAACTCCAAACCGCTGTGTTCAGGGATCTCGCCCTCTTGCGCAGCGTGGGTGTGCAACCGGTGGTTGTTCACGGCGGAGGACCTGAGATCAACCATTGGCTGAAGCGGCTCGACATTGCACCTGAATTCCGCGAGGGCTTGCGGGTCACTGATCCATCGACGATGGATGTGGTGGAAATGGTTTTAGTGGGCCGGGTCAACAAACAAATTGTGAATGGACTGAATCGCCTCGGGGCCAAGGCGGTCGGCCTGAGTGGAAGCGATGGCAGCCTGGTGGAAGCCCGCTCCTGGGGAGACGGCAGCCACGGACTGGTCGGCGATGTCGCCCGCGTCAACCCGGATGTGCTCGAGCCCCTTTTAGATCGTGGCTACGTCCCGGTGATCTCCAGTGTTGCCGCCAATCATGAGGGGGTCGCGCACAACATCAACGCTGACACCGTCGCTGGCGAGCTAGCAGCGGCATTGGAGGCCGAGAAGCTGATCCTGCTCACCGATACCCCAGGCATTCTCAGAGATCGGGAGTCACCGGAGTCGCTGATCCGGCAGCTCAAGCTTTCGGAGGCCCGGCAGCTGATCGACGACGGCATCGTGGCCGGTGGCATGACCCCGAAAACCGAATGCTGCATCCGTGCACTCGCCCAGGGTGTCTCCGCCGCTCACATCTTGGATGGCAGGGTCCCCCATGCGTTGCTCCTGGAGGTGTTCACCGATGCTGGAATCGGCACCATGGTGCTGGGACGCAGCTGA
- a CDS encoding DUF2854 domain-containing protein, with translation MKDLLSPGSLVTVAGGVLTVVGAVAYSTGNANLSLPTIFYGIPILLGGLALKSSELPPARRVVPKNHLQQEREAAAPELGKLLGDVTRWRYGQKAHLESSLEALKLWDEDRPPQLLEIEELHGACGYGLRMRFACEAVPLERWQERRERLGRFFAKGLTATITPLDGDSLDLTLLPAGASSAGEHGES, from the coding sequence ATGAAGGATCTGCTTTCACCGGGAAGTTTGGTCACTGTTGCCGGAGGCGTGCTCACGGTGGTCGGTGCAGTGGCTTACAGCACAGGCAACGCCAACCTCAGCCTCCCCACAATTTTCTACGGAATCCCGATCCTGCTCGGAGGCTTGGCCCTGAAGTCATCGGAACTGCCTCCCGCAAGACGCGTTGTTCCCAAGAACCATCTTCAGCAGGAAAGGGAGGCTGCAGCCCCTGAACTCGGCAAACTGCTCGGCGATGTGACGCGCTGGAGATACGGTCAAAAAGCCCATCTGGAGAGCTCCCTTGAGGCATTGAAACTCTGGGACGAGGATCGACCGCCTCAGCTACTCGAGATCGAGGAACTCCACGGTGCGTGCGGTTATGGCCTGCGCATGCGCTTCGCCTGCGAGGCGGTCCCGCTCGAGCGCTGGCAAGAGCGCCGGGAACGTCTTGGTCGATTCTTCGCCAAAGGGCTCACTGCAACCATCACGCCACTCGACGGGGACAGCCTCGATCTCACCCTTCTGCCGGCTGGCGCCTCCTCGGCAGGCGAGCATGGTGAGTCCTGA